Proteins from a genomic interval of Paenibacillus sp. FSL R5-0623:
- a CDS encoding beta-glucoside-specific PTS transporter subunit IIABC, which produces MSNYDQLAKDILSGVGGRENVNSVFHCVTRLRFKLKNESVAKTEELKNLPGVITVMQSGGQYQVVIGNEVPDVYKAVVKAGNFPSEGQVEEETDNSGKKVGLFSRFIDMISGVFTPLLGLLAATGMIKGFTAMFLSFGWITDTSGTYQLLNATGDCLFYFFPIFLGYTAIKKFGGSPFLGMAIGASLVYPTLSGLTAGDPLYTLFAGTLIESPIHITFLGIPVILMSYSTSVIPIIIATFFAVKIERFFKNIIPKVVSTFLVPFFTLLVIVPATFILIGPVSTWAGQLIGAGATGIYDLSPVVTGLIIGGLWQVFVLFGLHWGLVPVMLLNLSTSGADPVIAMSFAASFAQIGAVLAVILKTKNTKLKSLGIPAFISGIFGVTEPAIYGLTLPLKKPFIMSCIAGGIGGGILGLAGSKLYIFGGLGVFGFPSFINKATGVDSGFYMALVACGIAFILGFILTYVVGFKDKVEATPAPAPVLDPNPNSRYEIVSPMAGEVVALNEINDVTFAGEHMGKGIAIRPTSGRVVSPITGVVQTVYRTKHAIGLVSDDGVEMLIHIGQDTVKLKGEHFTTHVKDGDRVNAGDLIVEFDLQAIKDAGYETVTPIIVTNTSNYLDVVGTKDASVHEKDKLITVLS; this is translated from the coding sequence ATGAGCAACTACGATCAATTAGCTAAGGACATTCTATCAGGTGTAGGTGGTCGCGAGAATGTGAACAGCGTATTCCATTGTGTTACAAGATTGCGGTTTAAACTGAAAAATGAAAGCGTAGCCAAAACGGAAGAACTTAAAAATCTGCCAGGTGTTATTACCGTCATGCAAAGTGGTGGACAATATCAGGTCGTTATAGGCAACGAAGTGCCGGATGTATATAAAGCAGTCGTTAAAGCAGGGAATTTCCCAAGCGAAGGACAAGTTGAAGAGGAAACGGACAACTCAGGCAAAAAAGTAGGGTTGTTCAGCCGATTTATCGACATGATCTCCGGTGTATTCACACCGTTACTCGGTTTGCTGGCTGCCACAGGTATGATCAAAGGTTTCACAGCCATGTTTTTATCCTTTGGATGGATTACAGACACTTCTGGAACGTACCAACTGTTGAATGCAACGGGTGACTGTCTGTTCTACTTCTTCCCGATCTTCCTTGGTTACACGGCAATCAAGAAATTTGGCGGTTCACCATTCCTCGGTATGGCGATAGGTGCTTCATTAGTTTATCCTACGCTGTCCGGCCTGACTGCTGGAGATCCATTGTACACCCTGTTTGCAGGTACGTTAATTGAATCACCGATTCACATTACGTTCCTGGGTATTCCAGTTATTCTGATGAGTTATTCAACATCGGTCATTCCAATCATTATTGCTACATTCTTCGCTGTTAAAATTGAAAGATTCTTTAAAAATATTATTCCTAAAGTCGTTAGCACGTTCCTTGTTCCATTCTTTACTTTGCTCGTTATCGTTCCGGCAACATTCATTCTCATTGGTCCAGTATCCACTTGGGCAGGACAGTTGATTGGTGCAGGAGCAACAGGCATCTACGATTTAAGTCCAGTTGTTACAGGTTTGATTATCGGTGGTTTGTGGCAAGTGTTTGTACTGTTTGGGCTCCACTGGGGACTCGTGCCAGTCATGCTTCTTAACTTGAGTACTTCTGGGGCTGATCCGGTAATTGCTATGTCTTTCGCTGCCTCCTTTGCCCAAATCGGTGCTGTACTTGCGGTTATACTAAAAACCAAAAACACGAAATTGAAATCATTAGGTATTCCTGCATTCATCTCGGGTATCTTCGGTGTGACTGAGCCAGCCATCTACGGTCTGACACTTCCACTGAAAAAACCGTTTATCATGAGCTGTATTGCAGGTGGTATCGGTGGCGGTATCTTGGGATTGGCCGGTTCGAAATTATACATCTTTGGTGGACTGGGCGTGTTCGGTTTCCCAAGCTTCATTAATAAAGCAACAGGTGTTGATTCAGGTTTCTATATGGCTCTGGTTGCATGTGGTATCGCGTTCATCCTTGGTTTTATTCTGACGTACGTGGTTGGATTCAAAGACAAAGTGGAAGCTACACCAGCTCCAGCACCAGTACTTGATCCAAATCCGAACAGCAGATACGAAATTGTAAGCCCAATGGCTGGTGAAGTCGTTGCATTGAACGAAATTAATGACGTAACGTTTGCAGGTGAGCACATGGGTAAAGGGATTGCCATTCGTCCAACCAGTGGTAGAGTGGTATCTCCAATCACCGGTGTTGTTCAAACCGTATATCGTACCAAACACGCCATTGGTCTTGTCAGCGATGATGGTGTAGAGATGCTGATCCATATTGGACAGGATACGGTCAAGCTGAAAGGTGAACATTTTACAACTCATGTGAAAGATGGAGACCGTGTTAACGCAGGTGACCTGATTGTTGAGTTTGATCTGCAAGCGATTAAAGATGCAGGGTATGAGACGGTTACACCGATCATTGTTACTAATACTTCAAATTATCTGGACGTTGTAGGAACAAAAGATGCCTCCGTTCATGAGAAAGATAAATTGATCACGGTATTAAGCTAA
- a CDS encoding 6-phospho-beta-glucosidase: MNEKFTAFPENFLWGGATAANQLEGAYLEGDKGLTTVDLIPIGANRWNIALGNLDSYEPKTGEFYPSHEAIDFYHRYKEDIALFAEMGFKCLRLSIAWARIFPNGDEAEPNEAGLQFYDDVFDELLKYNIEPVVTICHFDVPVHLVETYGGWKNRKMIGFFEKYATTLFNRYKNKVKYWMTFNEINMLLHLPYIGAGIVLQDGENKDQILYQAAHHELVASALAVKACHEIIPDAQIGCMLAAGMVYPYSSNPDDVWKAMEKDRESFFFIDVQSKGAYPGYTKRFFRENDIRIDMQPEDSEILMQNTVDYIGFSYYASRCTSTDPEILKDSTEGNVFGSVKNPYLQASEWGWTIDPKGLRITLNQLHDRYGKPLFIVENGLGATDVLLDNDSVEDDYRIEYLNSHFAEMAEAIQDGVELIGYTSWGPIDLVSAGTGEMKKRYGYIYVDRNNDGTGTLRRVKKKSFHWYQDVIASNGAQYF, from the coding sequence ATGAATGAAAAGTTTACAGCCTTCCCGGAAAATTTTCTCTGGGGAGGAGCAACCGCAGCGAATCAATTGGAAGGTGCTTATCTGGAAGGTGACAAAGGTTTAACAACGGTAGATCTGATTCCGATTGGTGCCAATCGATGGAATATTGCTCTGGGTAATCTGGATTCGTATGAGCCCAAAACAGGAGAATTCTATCCTTCACATGAAGCCATTGACTTCTATCATCGATATAAGGAAGATATTGCGTTATTTGCAGAAATGGGATTTAAGTGCCTCAGGCTTTCCATAGCCTGGGCACGGATTTTCCCTAATGGTGATGAAGCGGAGCCAAACGAAGCAGGCTTGCAATTTTATGATGATGTCTTTGATGAGTTATTAAAATACAACATTGAACCTGTGGTGACGATCTGCCATTTCGATGTACCTGTACATCTGGTCGAGACTTACGGCGGGTGGAAGAACCGCAAGATGATCGGTTTCTTCGAGAAATATGCGACGACATTGTTCAATCGATACAAGAATAAAGTGAAATACTGGATGACGTTTAACGAGATCAACATGTTGCTGCATCTTCCGTATATTGGAGCGGGCATTGTCCTTCAGGATGGTGAAAACAAAGATCAGATTCTGTATCAGGCAGCACATCATGAATTAGTAGCGAGTGCACTTGCTGTTAAGGCTTGTCATGAGATCATTCCTGATGCACAGATTGGATGTATGTTAGCCGCTGGAATGGTGTATCCGTACAGCTCTAATCCGGATGATGTATGGAAAGCCATGGAGAAAGATCGCGAGTCATTCTTCTTCATCGACGTGCAGTCGAAGGGAGCATATCCGGGTTATACAAAAAGATTTTTCAGGGAAAATGACATTCGGATTGACATGCAACCGGAAGACTCAGAGATCTTGATGCAGAACACGGTCGATTATATCGGTTTTAGCTATTATGCAAGCCGGTGCACCAGTACAGACCCTGAGATTTTGAAAGATTCGACAGAAGGCAATGTATTTGGTTCGGTGAAGAACCCTTATCTGCAAGCTTCCGAGTGGGGGTGGACCATTGATCCTAAGGGGCTTCGAATTACGCTTAATCAACTGCATGACCGCTATGGCAAACCTTTGTTTATCGTAGAAAATGGACTTGGAGCAACCGATGTGTTGTTAGACAATGACTCCGTAGAAGATGACTATCGCATCGAATATTTGAATAGTCATTTTGCCGAGATGGCTGAAGCGATTCAAGACGGTGTAGAGCTCATAGGTTACACAAGCTGGGGACCGATTGACCTGGTCAGTGCGGGTACTGGAGAGATGAAGAAACGTTATGGCTATATCTATGTAGACCGAAATAATGATGGTACGGGCACACTTCGCAGAGTGAAAAAGAAGAGTTTTCACTGGTACCAAGATGTCATTGCGAGTAATGGCGCACAATATTTCTGA